The Stegostoma tigrinum isolate sSteTig4 chromosome 9, sSteTig4.hap1, whole genome shotgun sequence genome includes a region encoding these proteins:
- the fuca2 gene encoding plasma alpha-L-fucosidase — protein sequence MYSSWFLNGLLWLQLSMLPSSQSVPAPSWDTIDSRPLPPWYDQAKFGIFIHWGVFSVPSFGSEWFWYYWQKEKLKPYVEFMEKNYPPGFTYADFAPMFSASFFNATEWAELLSASGAKYVVLTSKHHEGFTLWGSKYSWNWNAVDSGPHRDLVGELAIAVRNQTKLRFGLYHSLFEWFNPDFLEDAANVFTTNKFPTTKSLPELYEIVNKYQPEILWSDGDGNAPDTYWNSTGFLDWLYNHSPVGKTVVTNDRWGYGTICKHGGYYTCTDRYNPGHLLAHKWENCMTIDRKSWGYRRDAKLSDYLSIEELVKTLVETVSCGGNLLMNIGPTHDGRILPIFEERLRQTGQWLQVNGEAIYDTKTWRAQNDSITPGVWYTSSAEKGVVYAIFLTWPKLGFLTLGAPQVTTGTKVTLIGYSKPLQWEKIGDQGLVVQMPEVSSEQLPCQWAWSLKLSDTA from the exons ATGTACAGCAGCTGGttcctgaatggcctcctctggcTCCAGCTCTCAATGCTCCCCAGCTCCCAGTCCGTGCCAGCCCCGAGCTGGGACACCATTGACTCTCGGCCCCTGCCCCCCTGGTATGACCAAGCTAAGTTTGGCATCTTTATTCACTGGGGAGTGTTCTCAGTGCCCAGCTTCGGCAGTGAGTGGTTCTG GTACTACTGGCAGAAAGAGAAGTTGAAGCCCTATGTTGAGTTTATGGAGAAAAATTATCCTCCTGGATTTACTTACGCAGACTTTGCCCCCATGTTCTCTGCTTCCTTCTTCAACGCAACCGAATGGGCTGAACTACTGAGTGCCTCAGGGGCCAAGTATGTAGTTCTGACCTCTAAACACCATGAAG GCTTTACGCTGTGGGGATCAAAGTACTCATGGAATTGGAATGCGGTTGACTCGGGTCCTCACCGTGACCTTGTTGGAGAGCTGGCCATTGCAGTCAGAAACCAGACAAAGCTGAGATTTGGCTTGTACCATTCTCTCTTCGAATGGTTTAACCCGGACTTCCTGGAAGATGCTGCCAATGTGTTCACAACCAACAAGTTCCCCACGACCAAAAGCTTACCTGAGCTGTACGAAATTGTGAACAAATACCAGCCAGAAATCCTCTGGTCCGATGGAGATGGTAATGCACCCGACACCTACTGGAACAGCACTGGCTTCCTGGATTGGCTCTATAACCACAG CCCAGTCGGGAAGACAGTTGTAACTAATGACCGCTGGGGATATGGCACAATCTGTAAACATGGTGGATACTATACATGTACTGATCGCTATAACCCAGGCCACCTGCTGGCCCACAAGTGGGAGAATTGCATGACCATAGACCGGAAATCCTGGGGATACAGAAGAGACGCAAAACTCAGTGATTATCTTTCAATAGAAGAACTGGTGAAG ACCCTGGTTGAGACTGTCTCCTGTGGAGGGAACCTTTTGATGAATATTGGCCCCACTCATGATGGACGCATCCTCCCCATCTTTGAGGAGCGGCTGAGGCAGACGGGGCAGTGGCTCCAAGTAAATGGGGAAGCAATATATGATACAAAGACCTGGAGAGCGCAGAATGACAGCATCACTCCTGGAGTCTG GTATACGTCCTCAGCAGAGAAAGGGGTGGTTTACGCAATATTCCTCACCTGGCCGAAACTGGGATTTCTCACCCTTGGAGCTCCCCAAGTTACTACAGGAACAAAG GTAACCCTCATTGGATACTCCAAACCCCTGCAATGGGAGAAGATTGGAGATCAGGGACTGGTGGTGCAAATGCCTGAAGTCAGCAGTGAACAACTGCCCTGTCAATGGGCCTGGAGCCTGAAACTCAGTGATACAGCTTGA